The following coding sequences are from one Rhipicephalus sanguineus isolate Rsan-2018 unplaced genomic scaffold, BIME_Rsan_1.4 Seq484, whole genome shotgun sequence window:
- the LOC119377527 gene encoding proline-rich protein 36-like, giving the protein MKMNHTIMGKCCCGWGQAASAPFCTPLPKPSVQPPEKPLFVNLTFKLSQAYRASHRRSAKHQASSLDGCCQDGAAATTFLVLSNALIEIGELKHIVVRGKDETHEKIEGARSTSATDSTAGDKGGTKDIREEASSKCAAASASGGKGRTQDNREEASSKDETASTTGSKGGTQGNRGEACSKCVAVSTAGGKGGTQDSSEEMCSKCAAVSTAGVKGGSQANREETCSKCAAVSTAGGKRGTQDNRDEACSKCLAVSTAGGKSTMQGIREEASSKRAADSTSGCNSTVDSRKEACCISATTSTAGSEGGTKDIRQEPCPKCAADSTAGGKGWNGNTEEGCSKCATAATVGGKSGTQDNREEACSKCATTSTAGGKGVTQDNKSEACSISAADLTSAAKGRTLDKVAGRDHAETPYVASATEAVTESGAAVAIVSTEPGISIVAAGYEDVEMESVTEPDVHMETLTEPDVIMVSLSDPDATMRSVSKEGAAVMPSVLIPFSAPSFQPPPSSSLAAPSQPQPPAVPSTQNVLLPVNGPTFQPQPSLGFAATSQPQPSPAVPSPQNMLIPFTAPSFQPQTSSGLAAPSLPQPCSAVPPPQNVLIPVNAPAFQAHPSSGLAGSSQPQPLVSPVSQQSPLAALTPPVRLKWVDELDKVQQGRPGS; this is encoded by the exons ATGAAAATGAACCACACCATCATGGGCAAATGCTGCTGTGGCTGGGGACAGGCGGCAAGTGCTCCTTTTTGCACACCCTTGCCGAAGCCCTCGGTACAACCCCCGGAAAAACCTCTTTTTGTGAACCTGACCTTCAAGCTGAGCCAAG CCTACCGCGCCAGCCATCGCCGGTCGGCGAAGCACCAAGCGTCGTCACTCGATGGCTGCTGTCAAGACGGGGCTGCCGCCACCACTTTCCTGGTCCTGTCAAACGCGCTGATCGAAATCGGTGAGCTGAAACATATCGTTGTTC GAGGCAAAGACGAGACACATGAGAAGATAGAGGGGGCACGTTCCACATCTGCAACCGACTCAACAGCTGGAGACAAAGGTGGGACAAAGGACATCAGAGAAGAGGCGTCTTCCAAGTGTGCAGCCGCCTCAGCATCGGGAGGCAAAGGTCGCACGCAGGACAACCGAGAGGAGGCGTCTTCCAAGGACGAAACCGCCTCAACTACAGGAAGCAAAGGTGGCACGCAGGGCAATAGAGGGGAGGCTTGTTCCAAATGTGTAGCCGTCTCAACCGCAGGAGGCAAAGGTGGCACTCAGGACAGCAGTGAGGAGATGTGTTCCAAATGTGCAGCCGTCTCAACCGCAGGAGTCAAAGGAGGCAGTCAGGCCAACAGAGAGGAGACGTGTTCCAAATGTGCAGCCGTCTCAACCGCAGGAGGCAAACGTGGCACGCAGGACAACCGAGATGAGGCATGTTCCAAATGTCTAGCTGTCTCAACCGCAGGAGGAAAAAGTACCATGCAGGGCATCAGAGAGGAGGCatcttccaaacgtgcagccgACTCAACCTCAGGATGCAATAGTACAGTTGACAGCAGAAAGGAGGCTTGCTGCATAAGTGCAACCACCTCAACAGCAGGAAGCGAAGGGGGGACAAAAGACATCAGACAGGAACCGTGTCCCAAATGTGCAGCCGACTCAACCGCAGGAGGCAAAGGCTGGAATGGAAACACAGAGGAAGGCTGTTCCAAATGTGCCACTGCCGCAACCGTAGGAGGCAAAAGCGGAACCCAAGACAACAGAGAGGAGGCGTGTTCCAAATGCGCGACCACCTCAACTGCAGGAGGCAAAGGTGTGACGCAGGACAACAAAAGCGAGGCGTGTTCCATAAGCGCAGCCGACTTAACCTCAGCAGCCAAAGGCAGGACGCTAGACAAGGTTGCTGGGAGGGACCACGCGGAGACGCCATACGTAGCCAGTGCAACAGAAGCTGTCACGGAGTCTGGCGCAGCCGTGGCAATTGTTTCAACAGAGCCTGGAATTTCCATAGTTGCAGCGGGATATGAAGATGTGGAAATGGAATCAGTTACCGAGCCGGACGTCCATATGGAAACCTTGACTGAGCCCGACGTCATAATGGTGTCACTGTCGGATCCTGACGCGACCATGCGGTCAGTTTCAAAGGAAGGTGCCGCAGTTATGCCC AGCGTGTTGATACCCTTCAGTGCTCCCAGTTTCCAACCCCCGCCATCCTCGAGTTTAGCAGCACCCTCCCAGCCACAACCTCCGGCTGTTCCATCAACCCAGAATGTGTTACTACCCGTTAATGGGCCTACTTTTCAACCCCAACCATCCTTAGGTTTCGCAGCAACATCCCAGCCACAACCTTCTCCGGCTGTTCCATCACCACAGAATATGTTGATCCCCTTCACTGCGCCTAGTTTCCAGCCACAGACATCCTCAGGTTTAGCAGCACCCTCTCTGCCACAACCTTGTTCGGCTGTTCCACCACCACAGAATGTGTTGATCCCCGTTAATGCACCTGCTTTCCAAGCCCATCCATCCTCCGGCTTGGCAGGATCCTCGCAGCCACAACCTTTAGTTAGCCCTGTTAGTCAACAATCGCCGTTGGCAGCACTCACACCACCGGTAAGGCTGAAGTGGGTCGATGAACTGGACAAGGTGCAGCAAGGACGGCCTGGATCGTAG
- the LOC119377513 gene encoding peptidase M20 domain-containing protein 2 → MAAADFSLMVNKMVEDHSKELWELSRFLFENPELALEEVKAHDKLCEFLEQKGFTVQREYCLETAFRAEFDAPAGSDGPCVALLCEYDALPEIGHGCGHNLIAEASVGAALAVQEAMKTSKDIRGRLVVLGTPGEEGKGGKQLLIDQGALEGIDVAIMSHPSPADIVTPLFSASQALEVCFKGKPAHAAAYPWEGVNALDAAIASFVNIGLLRQQCKPSSWIQGVITEGGRYASIIPEKTDLQFCVRSDSNSELLSLRDRVEACFRGAAEATGCAVSIRREAFYMDVIQNGAIAASYRKHGHSLGLSFIDDYVKKLPVSGACTDCGNVSHRVPTLHAVYTVGSGHVRGAANHTREFATLAGSEEAQPPTLRTAKVLALTVLDLLTNAELMRKARAEFDALQLQTDAQIETMTR, encoded by the exons ATGGCCGCCGCTGATTTCTCGCTCATGGTGAACAAAATGGTGGAGGACCACTCCAAAGAACTCTGGGAGCTGAGTCGCTTCTTGTTCGAGAACCCCGAGTTGGCCTTGGAAGAAGTGAAAGCCCACGACAAGCTGTGCGAGTTCCTGGAACAGAAAGGTTTTACCGTACAGCGGGAGTACTGCTTGGAGACTGCCTTCAGGGCGGAATTCGACGCTCCAGCGGGATCAGACG GGCCGTGCGTGGCGTTGCTCTGCGAGTACGACGCCCTTCCAGAAATCGGTCATGGCTGTGGGCACAACCTGATTGCCGAAGCATCGGTGGGCGCAGCTCTCGCTGTGCAGGAGGCAATGAAGACGTCCAAGGACATACGTGGCAGG CTGGTGGTCCTAGGCACGCCAGGTGAGGAAGGCAAAGGCGGCAAGCAGTTGCTCATCGACCAGGGTGCGCTGGAGGGCATCGACGTGGCCATCATGTCGCACCCGTCGCCAGCCGATATCGTCACGCCTCTTTTCTCAGCGTCGCAAGCG CTCGAAGTGTGCTTCAAGGGCAAGCCTGCTCACGCGGCAGCTTACCCATGGGAAGGCGTAAACGCCCTGGATGCCGCCATTGCTTCCTTCGTCAACATTGGTCttctccgccagcagtgcaagccATCTTCGTGGATTCAAG GTGTCATCACGGAAGGCGGCAGGTACGCCAGCATCATTCCGGAAAAAACAGATCTCCAATTCTGCGTGCGCTCCGATTCTAACTCGGAGCTGCTGTCTCTCCGGGACCGGGTGGAGGCCTGCTTCAGGGGCGCGGCCGAGGCCACTGGCTGCGCGGTGAGCATCCGAAGGGAGGCCTTTTACATGGACGTTATCCAGAACGGCGCCATCGCCGCGTCCTACCGGAAGCACGGCCACTCTCTCG GGCTTTCCTTCATCGACGACTACGTGAAAAAGCTACCGGTCAGTGGCGCTTGCACAGACTGCGGCAACGTGTCCCATCGCGTGCCCACATTGCACGCCGTGTACACAGTTGGGTCCGGGCACGTGCGGGGAGCGGCGAACCACACGCGCGAGTTCGCAACCCTGGCCGGATCCGAGGAAGCCCAGCCGCCGACTCTGAGGACGGCCAAGGTGCTGGCACTGACCGTGCTTGACCTGCTGACGAACGCGGAGCTGATGCGCAAAGCGCGGGCCGAATTCGACGCTCTGCAGCTTCAGACGGATGCGCAGATAGAAACGATGACACGCTGA